The proteins below come from a single Maylandia zebra isolate NMK-2024a linkage group LG23, Mzebra_GT3a, whole genome shotgun sequence genomic window:
- the LOC143415115 gene encoding adhesion G-protein coupled receptor G7-like — MRCFCNHTTNFAALWSYRENYEYAKALDVISIVGLSLSILGLVVTIIYHIKEKFFRNTHGQQSNLNSKLALLCIYLSLLAFIITFLSGVQNSSRQNDTKVQGDDLTNDLLNSDEHIEPDRGSCTAVAALLHFLLMATFMWNSVYSTQLVLLVRSMRRSLPTHWTPLSVTLGWGRTF; from the exons ATGAGATGTTTCTGTAACCACACCACCAACTTTGCTGCTCTCTGG tcataCAGAGAGAACTACGAGTATGCGAAAGCTCTGGATGTGATCTCCATTGTGGGACTTTCTCTTTCTATTCTGGGTCTGGTTGTGACGATCATTTATCACATTAAAGAAAA aTTCTTCAGGAATACTCATGGGCAGCAAAGTAACCTGAATTCAAAGCTGGCTCTGCTGTGCATATACCTAAGCCTGCTGGCCTTCATCATCACCTTCCTCTCTGGAGTCCAAAACTCCAGCAGACAGAATGACACTAAGGTGCAGGGTGATGATTTGACCAACGACCTCCTGAATTCTGATGAACACATAGAACCGGACCGTGGCTCGTGTACGGCTGTAGCAGCTCTGCTGCACTTCCTCCTGATGGCCACCTTCATGTGGAACAGTGTATACAGCACTCAACTGGTGCTGCTGGTCCGGTCAATGCGCCGCAGCCTGCCAACACACTGGACTCCACTGAGTGTGACTCTGGGATGGGGTAGGACattctga